The Kineothrix sp. IPX-CK genomic interval GGCGTTATATTTAAGATAAGGATGTAGATCGGGAAAGAAGAGTTTAATTTCCAAGATAGGAATATCATGACAAATAATATACTTGATAACAAATATTCAAATATGATGACAGCCTTAAAAATTGATTGTAAGGAATGCAAAGGCCTGTGTTGTGTCGCTTTATATTGTATGAAGACAGATGGTTTTCCTATGGACAAAGAAGCCGGAAAACCATGCAGGCACTTGGCGTCAGATTTTCGCTGCGAAATACATTCCAAACTAGGCGATCAAAATTATAAAGGCTGTTTGGCTTATGATTGCTTTGGTGCAGGACAGAAAACAACTAAGATTTGTTATCCGGACACATGGAAAACCGACACCCGGCAGGCAAACAGAATCTTTAATGTATTTGAGCTTGTATTTCAGTTGCACCAGATGCTGTGGTATCTTATGGAAGCATTTACTTTGACTTCAGATAAGAATTTAAAAGCGACGATAGACGCACTTATTATTGAGAATGAACAAATGCTCAGTGCTTCATTAGATGACCTCCCGGAACTGAACGTCACTAAATATAGGACGAAAGTGAATGATGTTTTGAAACAAATAACTGCCTTAGTTTTGGGCAACTCTTCCAAAGGAAAGCACCGTACAGAATATTTGGGACAGGATTTTAAAAGAGCGAATCTTGATAAAAGAGATTTCAGCATGTCACTGATGATTGCAGCGAACCTTGAGGAGTGCAGTTTAAAGAAGACTAATTTTTTAGGCACGGATATGCGTGATGCAAATTTGAAAAATACCGATTTGAGTGAGAGTATCTTTTTAACACAAATGCAGATAAATTCCACAAAGGGGAATTTAAACACAAAGATCCCATCATATCTGTCTCGTCCGGCAACTTGGAAAAAATAAAAAATTAAACACAAACATTTTTATCGGCTTTGTGCCGGAGGAATTATATATAAAAGCCAAAAAAGGAATTCGAGAGAAGATTGGGATAGCAGCGGTATATTGAGTGAATATTTTCCACAATATTTATTGACAAGAGCAATAAAGCTGTAATATTAACAAAGTTCTTATGAACACAAATATCAGAATAATATGGAGGTAGTTTCATGCGCAGTGCAATAGAAAAAAGAGTTTCACGGAGAACATTTGAAAGCGAGCCGATTACAGATCCGGAAAAGGGGGAAATCGTTTCTCTTATTAGCGAACTGAATCCTGTTGGGTTGGCGGTACTTTTGATAAGGAAGAATTAATTATTGATGACAACGAGGAATTAACCTGTGTTGTTTTAGTAGGCAAAGTGGCTGCACCCTTATTAAAAGAAAAAATGATGCGGTCGATTTCACACCGAAAAATAAAGAACATAGAAGAAAGAATTATAAGCAATCAGCCTTTGCCTCAATGGGTACAAGAAGGAATGAAAGCCGTATTACTTGCTCCAAGTGCTAAAAACACACAAAAAGTAACGTTTAAATATGAAAACAACATCTTAAGCGCGCAGATTGCGGATGACTATTCAATGGACCTTATCGACTTAGGTATTGCAAAAAAACATTTCGAAATAGGTAACGGAGGTATTTTCTATCCTAAAAAATAATCATAATATGAAATTATGGTTCCCGCAATTTGACGGCTTTTGCCGCCTTGCGCCTGCGCTCGTCCTCCAGCGCGGCATAATGCTTTCTCGTCGTATTGACGTCCTTATGGCCGAGAACATCAGCCACCAGATAAATATCTCCGGTTTCACGGTAAAGAGAGGTTCCATAGGTGCTTCGAAGCTTATGCGGAGTTATTTTCTTAAGTGTCGTCACCGTGGACGCGTATTTTTTAACCAGATTTTCGACGGCGCGGACAGTGATTCTGCGGTTCTGCATGGATAGAAACAAAGCATTTTCATGACCGGAGAGGGGAATAGTGTGATGCCTTTGCTCCAAATAGCTTCTAAGTGACTCCTCCACCTCGTCCCCGAAATAAACGACCGTTTCATAACCGCCTTTGCGCCGGATTTTAATACCGTTATTTTTAAAATCAACGTCTTCCAAGTCGAGGCCTACGCACTCGGACACACGAATGCCCGTGCCGAGCAGGAGAGTGAGCAGGGCAGTGTCTCTAACCTTTGTTTTTTCGTGGTATTTCAATTGACTTTTGGTAAGCTTGGTGCCGTCCTCCACCTGATCCAGCAGCACCGCTACTTCGTCTGCATCAAGACGTATGATTTCCTTTTCATGAAGCTTGGGCATAGGAACGAGAACTGCCGGATTATTTCTTATGAGCTCGGATTGATAGAAATAATTGTAAAAACTCCTTAAAGAAGCCAGTTTACGTGCCTTCCCGCGCTCCTCATTAGTGATTTCCTTATCGTCCTTTTGATAAAAGCTTATGTATTCCAGATATTCCTCTATATCTTCTCTGGTAATGTCATCCAGCATAGACAGCGGGAAGTCCTTGATTTCCATTTTTTTGCAATAGCTGTTATTTTCGTGCATATACTCGAAAAACACCCGCAAGTCATACGCGTATGCAAGCCGTGTCTTAGAGGAGGTATTGTTTTCGATTCCTCTGAAAAATTGTTTGCAGAAGGGTGGCAGCTCAGAAAGAACATTTCTCATGCGAGTCGTATTCAGTTTATTCTGTTCATCGTGATAATTCTTTTTGCTTTCCATATTAATAAAATCGGCCATCCTTTCATATCTTAAGACCGTAATTTCATGGTCTATGTTCCTTGCGGATTTAATAGTATTATATCATTTTTTTTTATAATTTCATCTAATTTACCTATTTTTTTAGATTTGGCGATACAACATGCCGGATTAATGGTATAATTATAATATCGATTTAACAAAAATTAATATGCCGAATTAATATCGTCGATATTATGAAAAATTAGTACGGCTTAAGAAGGAGTAAAAATAGAGATTCATGAAATTTCGTATTGATAAAAAGTACTTTTATTGGGGGGTAACGGCATTTATCGTCATTGCTGCCGCGATTTGTTTCTATTATTTATTGTTCCATGGCGCAAATATCTCAATCGGTTTTCACACCGTTGCACGAATAGCAATGCCTGTCCTGGACGGCTTTCTTTTGGCATACTT includes:
- a CDS encoding nitroreductase family protein, with translation MDDNEELTCVVLVGKVAAPLLKEKMMRSISHRKIKNIEERIISNQPLPQWVQEGMKAVLLAPSAKNTQKVTFKYENNILSAQIADDYSMDLIDLGIAKKHFEIGNGGIFYPKK
- a CDS encoding tyrosine-type recombinase/integrase — protein: MESKKNYHDEQNKLNTTRMRNVLSELPPFCKQFFRGIENNTSSKTRLAYAYDLRVFFEYMHENNSYCKKMEIKDFPLSMLDDITREDIEEYLEYISFYQKDDKEITNEERGKARKLASLRSFYNYFYQSELIRNNPAVLVPMPKLHEKEIIRLDADEVAVLLDQVEDGTKLTKSQLKYHEKTKVRDTALLTLLLGTGIRVSECVGLDLEDVDFKNNGIKIRRKGGYETVVYFGDEVEESLRSYLEQRHHTIPLSGHENALFLSMQNRRITVRAVENLVKKYASTVTTLKKITPHKLRSTYGTSLYRETGDIYLVADVLGHKDVNTTRKHYAALEDERRRKAAKAVKLREP
- a CDS encoding pentapeptide repeat-containing protein, which gives rise to MKTDGFPMDKEAGKPCRHLASDFRCEIHSKLGDQNYKGCLAYDCFGAGQKTTKICYPDTWKTDTRQANRIFNVFELVFQLHQMLWYLMEAFTLTSDKNLKATIDALIIENEQMLSASLDDLPELNVTKYRTKVNDVLKQITALVLGNSSKGKHRTEYLGQDFKRANLDKRDFSMSLMIAANLEECSLKKTNFLGTDMRDANLKNTDLSESIFLTQMQINSTKGNLNTKIPSYLSRPATWKK